In Tepidimicrobium xylanilyticum, the following proteins share a genomic window:
- a CDS encoding AIR synthase family protein: MEIGKLPNQALKEIVFSNIRYKRNEIIQGAAIGKDNAIIDFGDEICVISTDPITGATKDIGRLAIHISCNDVASSGAEPIGALLTILAPPSTTEEDLDLIMKEAGEAAEELKIEIMGGHTEVTDAVNRIVISTAVLGKQNRIKMMNPRKVKVGDKVLMTKYAGVEGTSILAKELEEYLMGKMDREKILEAQNMGNMISVVREGVICGEIGTHYMHDITEGGVLGAVWEGAVAVNKGIKIYGNLIPIKEVTREIASILKIDPYRLISSGSMLIIAGEEKSDIIQKKLKEEGIEVTLIGEIIEEGIVIEREGRIESIEPPASDELYKALSILG; the protein is encoded by the coding sequence ATGGAAATAGGAAAACTACCCAATCAAGCTCTAAAGGAAATTGTATTTAGCAATATCAGATATAAAAGGAATGAAATAATACAAGGTGCGGCTATAGGAAAAGACAATGCCATTATAGATTTTGGAGATGAAATCTGCGTAATTTCAACAGATCCCATAACTGGGGCAACTAAAGATATTGGGAGGCTTGCAATTCATATATCCTGTAATGATGTGGCCAGCAGCGGTGCAGAACCAATAGGCGCTTTATTAACCATTTTAGCACCACCTTCTACCACAGAAGAAGATTTGGATTTGATAATGAAAGAAGCGGGAGAAGCAGCAGAGGAGCTGAAGATTGAGATTATGGGAGGTCATACTGAAGTTACCGATGCTGTTAATAGGATTGTAATATCTACCGCTGTTTTGGGAAAACAAAATAGGATTAAAATGATGAATCCAAGGAAGGTTAAAGTTGGAGATAAGGTGCTTATGACTAAATATGCTGGTGTTGAAGGCACATCCATATTGGCTAAGGAATTGGAAGAATATTTAATGGGTAAAATGGATAGGGAAAAAATATTAGAGGCCCAAAATATGGGGAACATGATATCTGTTGTAAGAGAAGGGGTAATCTGTGGTGAAATTGGAACACATTATATGCACGATATAACAGAAGGTGGGGTGTTAGGAGCAGTATGGGAAGGTGCAGTGGCTGTTAATAAAGGAATAAAAATATACGGGAATTTAATACCTATTAAGGAAGTCACTAGGGAAATTGCTTCCATCTTAAAAATAGATCCCTATAGATTGATTTCAAGCGGAAGTATGCTGATAATAGCAGGAGAAGAAAAGTCAGATATTATACAAAAAAAGCTTAAGGAAGAAGGAATAGAGGTTACTTTAATTGGTGAAATAATTGAAGAAGGCATAGTGATAGAAAGAGAAGGGAGAATTGAGAGTATTGAGCCCCCAGCTAGCGATGAGTTATATAAAGCCCTTTCCATTTTAGGGTAA
- a CDS encoding DUF2179 domain-containing protein: MSFLTGYLFIFLARVSDVTLATIRMLMVVQGRKIQAAIIGFFEVSIYVTALSKVVSNLDNPINLFAYAFGFACGNLLGVTIENKIALGKLSTQVILKGANGDNEKLIMDLREKGFGVTTLEGYGREGSREILQIVINRKDLNRLKEIVYSYDRDAFIMANTISPVSGGYFSSIKKK, from the coding sequence ATGAGTTTTTTAACAGGTTATCTATTTATATTTCTGGCCAGGGTGTCAGATGTTACTTTAGCTACTATTAGGATGTTGATGGTAGTACAAGGAAGGAAAATTCAAGCTGCAATTATAGGATTTTTTGAAGTGTCCATTTATGTTACAGCTCTAAGTAAGGTAGTCAGCAATTTAGATAATCCAATAAATCTATTTGCCTATGCTTTTGGATTTGCTTGTGGTAATTTATTAGGAGTAACCATCGAAAACAAAATAGCTTTAGGAAAGCTATCAACTCAGGTTATATTAAAAGGTGCTAATGGCGATAATGAAAAGCTAATAATGGATTTAAGGGAAAAAGGTTTTGGTGTAACTACTCTTGAAGGTTATGGGAGAGAAGGCTCTAGAGAAATACTTCAAATTGTCATTAATAGGAAGGACTTAAATCGATTAAAAGAGATAGTTTATTCCTATGATAGAGATGCCTTTATAATGGCTAATACTATTAGCCCAGTTAGTGGAGGCTACTTTTCGTCCATCAAAAAGAAATAA
- the ligA gene encoding NAD-dependent DNA ligase LigA produces MDKIERMKELIDIINDLNYYYYTLDQPKVSDKEYDTLYDELVKLEKETGTVFPYSPTQRVGGEILDKFEKHYHIERLWSLDKCQNYGELRSWDNRIKRLIEEYNSSHAEQLPPPTYVVEYKFDGLTINLTYREGELVQGATRGNGTVGEAILPQIKTIKTVPLKIDFKGTMEVQGEGLMPLSALKEYNERADEPLKNARNAAAGALRNLDPRVTKERNLIAYFYNIGYIEGVEFKTHMEMLQFIKDNRLPAFNYAKECKSIDEVIEEIEKIEEERHNLDVLTDGAVIKINDMRTREALGYTMRFPRWAIAYKFEAEETTTKLIEVQWNVGRTGKVTPIAILEPVEIAGATVRRATLNNYDDILRKKVAIGSRVLIRRSNEVIPEIMGVVDADEETMKIEKPTHCPACDTELIQDGVHIFCPNSLTCKPQLVSRIVHFASRDAMNIEGLSEKTAEKLFEELNLKDIADIYEIKYEDLIKLEGFKDKRAKNLLNAIENSKDPSLAAFIYALGIPNVGLKTAQDLAEHFKSLEGIKEAEYEELLTIPDVGPKIAENIVEFFRDERILEGLEKLLSEGVKPHYEETTIEESIFTNKTVVITGTINGYTRKELKEKIEEMGGKVSGSVSRNTDYVIVGENPGSKYEKALELGVEIIDEERLSEIIG; encoded by the coding sequence ATGGATAAGATTGAGAGGATGAAGGAGCTTATCGATATTATCAATGATTTAAACTATTATTATTACACCTTAGACCAGCCAAAGGTAAGCGATAAGGAATATGACACCCTCTATGATGAATTAGTAAAACTGGAAAAGGAAACTGGTACCGTATTTCCATATTCTCCTACCCAAAGGGTAGGAGGGGAGATATTGGATAAATTCGAAAAACATTATCACATTGAAAGGCTCTGGAGTTTAGATAAATGTCAAAACTATGGGGAATTGAGAAGTTGGGATAATAGGATAAAAAGACTCATAGAGGAATATAATAGTAGCCATGCGGAGCAGCTTCCACCTCCCACCTATGTTGTAGAGTATAAATTCGATGGGCTGACCATCAATCTGACCTATAGGGAGGGGGAATTGGTACAAGGAGCTACTAGAGGAAATGGTACCGTTGGAGAGGCTATTCTCCCTCAGATAAAGACCATAAAGACAGTACCTTTAAAAATAGATTTTAAGGGAACTATGGAGGTTCAAGGGGAAGGATTAATGCCTCTATCGGCCTTAAAAGAATATAATGAGAGGGCTGATGAACCACTAAAAAACGCTAGAAATGCTGCAGCAGGAGCTTTGAGAAACTTAGACCCTAGAGTTACCAAGGAAAGGAATTTAATAGCCTATTTTTACAACATTGGTTATATTGAAGGAGTGGAATTTAAAACCCATATGGAAATGCTGCAGTTTATAAAGGACAATAGACTACCTGCATTTAATTATGCTAAGGAATGCAAATCCATTGATGAAGTAATAGAAGAGATAGAAAAGATAGAGGAAGAAAGGCATAATCTTGATGTGTTAACGGATGGAGCTGTAATAAAGATTAACGATATGAGAACTAGAGAAGCCCTAGGCTATACCATGAGATTTCCACGATGGGCTATTGCTTATAAATTCGAAGCGGAGGAAACTACTACTAAGCTAATTGAAGTTCAGTGGAACGTGGGTAGAACTGGCAAGGTAACCCCTATAGCCATATTAGAACCAGTGGAAATTGCTGGAGCAACTGTAAGAAGAGCTACCCTAAACAATTATGACGATATTCTTAGAAAGAAGGTAGCAATAGGCTCTAGAGTCTTGATAAGAAGGTCTAATGAGGTTATTCCAGAGATAATGGGTGTAGTGGATGCAGATGAAGAAACAATGAAAATAGAAAAGCCTACCCATTGTCCAGCTTGTGATACTGAGTTAATTCAAGATGGCGTCCATATATTCTGTCCTAACTCATTAACCTGTAAGCCCCAATTGGTGTCTCGGATAGTTCATTTTGCCAGCAGGGATGCTATGAATATAGAAGGCCTTAGCGAGAAAACTGCAGAGAAACTGTTTGAAGAGCTAAATTTAAAGGATATAGCGGATATATATGAGATAAAGTATGAGGATTTAATAAAATTGGAAGGATTTAAGGATAAAAGGGCTAAGAACTTACTCAACGCCATAGAAAACAGCAAAGATCCAAGCCTAGCTGCTTTTATTTATGCATTGGGGATTCCTAATGTGGGTTTAAAAACTGCCCAAGATTTAGCTGAGCATTTTAAGTCCTTAGAGGGCATAAAAGAGGCTGAATATGAGGAATTATTAACCATTCCAGATGTAGGACCTAAGATTGCAGAAAACATAGTGGAATTTTTCCGTGATGAAAGGATTCTAGAAGGCTTAGAAAAACTCCTATCGGAAGGGGTAAAGCCCCATTATGAGGAAACCACTATAGAAGAGTCCATATTTACCAATAAGACTGTAGTCATCACTGGAACTATAAATGGCTATACTAGGAAGGAATTGAAGGAAAAAATAGAGGAAATGGGAGGAAAGGTTTCAGGCTCGGTTAGCAGAAATACCGATTATGTAATAGTAGGTGAAAATCCTGGGTCTAAATATGAGAAAGCTTTAGAATTAGGAGTCGAAATAATCGATGAAGAAAGGTTATCAGAAATAATAGGATAA
- the gatC gene encoding Asp-tRNA(Asn)/Glu-tRNA(Gln) amidotransferase subunit GatC codes for MISKEEILQTADLCKLKLSDEEIEIFGAMFSNVLKQIKELDKVDTEGVEPLIFLDLEEKTLKEDVPGDNFDRKELLKNAPEEEYGYFKLKKVMD; via the coding sequence ATGATATCCAAGGAAGAAATTTTACAAACAGCAGATTTGTGTAAGCTTAAACTATCTGATGAGGAAATTGAAATATTTGGAGCTATGTTCTCAAATGTATTGAAACAGATAAAGGAATTAGACAAAGTAGATACAGAGGGAGTGGAGCCATTAATCTTTTTAGATTTAGAAGAAAAGACTTTAAAAGAAGATGTACCAGGTGACAATTTTGACAGAAAAGAACTACTCAAAAACGCACCTGAAGAGGAATATGGATATTTTAAACTGAAGAAAGTAATGGATTAG
- the gatA gene encoding Asp-tRNA(Asn)/Glu-tRNA(Gln) amidotransferase subunit GatA: protein MDITKLTAMEIREKVINKELSSKEVVKAHLDRIKEVEEDLNAFITITEEEALKAAKRLDEKISRGEELGILAGIPIGIKDNIVTKDIRTTCGSKMLGNFIPPYDATVIERIKANDGIILGKTNLDEFAGSYSTESSYFGITKNPIDRERVPGGSSGGSAAAVKAYEVALALGSDTGGSNRQPASYCSIIGIKPTYGLVSRYGLVPLSNSLDQVGTFGRNVTDATLLLQAIAGHDEKDPTSMGIKKVDYLSKLKEGIEGMNIALPKEYMNMDMDNRVKGKVMEAVKVFERLGGNVEEVSLPHAEYAWATYYLIVVTEISSNMARYDGIRYGYRTEDYETLNELYIKSRTEGFGEEIKRSILAGTYILSSKEGRKYHEKALRVRALIKKDFDKVFEKFDVILMPTTPNLPFKIGDSVKNPFEMYGSGIFNIPANLAGLCAISVPCGYADGLPVGLQIMGDRFKEINILKAAYAFEKVLSLGGENNGL, encoded by the coding sequence ATGGATATTACAAAATTAACAGCAATGGAGATTAGAGAAAAGGTAATTAATAAGGAGTTATCCAGCAAAGAGGTAGTTAAAGCCCATTTAGACAGGATCAAAGAAGTGGAAGAAGATTTAAATGCCTTTATAACTATTACTGAAGAAGAGGCCTTAAAAGCAGCTAAAAGGTTAGATGAAAAGATAAGCAGGGGAGAAGAACTAGGGATATTGGCAGGTATTCCCATTGGAATTAAGGATAATATAGTTACTAAGGATATAAGGACTACCTGTGGATCTAAAATGTTGGGAAATTTCATACCTCCCTATGATGCTACGGTAATAGAAAGAATTAAGGCTAATGATGGTATCATATTAGGGAAAACTAATTTGGATGAGTTTGCTGGCAGTTACTCCACAGAGAGTTCTTACTTTGGAATTACCAAGAATCCAATTGATAGAGAAAGGGTGCCAGGTGGTTCCAGCGGAGGCTCTGCTGCAGCAGTAAAGGCTTATGAAGTGGCTCTAGCTTTAGGCTCAGATACAGGAGGCTCAAACCGTCAACCAGCTAGCTACTGCAGTATTATAGGAATTAAACCAACTTATGGCCTGGTTTCAAGATATGGACTAGTTCCCTTATCCAATTCATTAGACCAAGTTGGAACCTTCGGCAGAAACGTCACCGATGCAACCTTGCTACTACAAGCAATTGCAGGTCATGATGAAAAGGACCCAACCTCCATGGGTATAAAAAAGGTGGACTACTTAAGCAAATTAAAAGAAGGCATTGAAGGAATGAACATAGCCTTACCTAAAGAATACATGAACATGGATATGGATAATAGGGTAAAGGGTAAGGTAATGGAGGCAGTGAAGGTATTTGAAAGATTAGGAGGAAATGTAGAAGAGGTATCCTTACCTCACGCTGAATACGCTTGGGCTACCTATTATTTGATTGTAGTTACTGAGATTAGTTCAAATATGGCTAGATATGATGGTATAAGGTATGGATATAGAACTGAGGATTATGAAACATTGAATGAGCTATATATAAAATCCAGAACTGAAGGCTTTGGAGAAGAGATAAAGAGAAGTATTTTAGCTGGTACCTATATATTGAGCAGCAAGGAAGGAAGAAAATATCATGAAAAGGCTTTGAGGGTAAGGGCCTTGATTAAGAAGGATTTCGATAAGGTATTTGAGAAATTCGATGTGATATTAATGCCAACTACACCTAATCTGCCTTTTAAAATTGGAGATAGTGTTAAGAATCCTTTTGAAATGTATGGCTCAGGTATATTCAACATTCCAGCTAACCTAGCAGGCTTATGTGCCATATCAGTTCCATGTGGCTATGCAGATGGTTTGCCAGTAGGGCTTCAAATTATGGGAGACAGATTCAAAGAAATCAATATTTTAAAGGCAGCCTACGCCTTTGAAAAAGTACTATCCCTTGGAGGTGAAAATAATGGGTTATAA
- a CDS encoding N-acetylmuramoyl-L-alanine amidase family protein, whose product MNKWKIALSFLLIFTFLATPALAANNDKITVSMDGKSYSVKEIPVVIDGQAIYSDIPTFIHPVLDYTLVPIRFLVERYGAEVNWDQKTKTATVLHEGKEIKITINSEYIYVDGEKRDIVGGTTPKLVTFSNKESRTMVPLRVVSEALGFEVGWDRVNRLPYINTNRSEEENGNENINKKVISNVIVGKGSTNIPKITIAGNEELNYTTTVLKDPNRLVIDLEDAVLDLKDNISFEGGVGKIEVNSYPIEQVSISQFSSSPDMVRIVVNLMEERDFDIFSSDDGKSLTLSFVNRVKGIESQLVDGKEALIIHSAEKPEVKTFNLFNPTRIVIDLLDSSLEGGTYFSYDYNIGFIKGIRVSQFKPDGLYKAEDRIVRLVLDIKEGISDPNVSIDWRDNNLIVIPQTSLGEVIDYFTDGKDRLVTINAKEKTGYDIEYAREDNIMIITMPSKVLDIEEGYMNIGDGLINDITLSKEDLLAKITIKFRRGVEYRILSDEIDEKISLSFNRAESVKPSDRIIVIDPGHGGSDPGAVHNGTKEKDVNLKVSLKLNDRLCELGYNTIMTRDSDISVERKERAMIANYHNADLFISIHSNSYTASPNVSGIQVLYHAHDKAKVKKEETVALAKIMLEELVKGTGAADKGIIPRERTVVIRDTEMPSVLIELGFLTNEKEAQLLNDDEYQNILVESIIKGIEKYFDLY is encoded by the coding sequence ATGAACAAATGGAAAATAGCTTTATCCTTTTTATTGATTTTTACATTTCTAGCTACACCAGCATTAGCAGCAAATAATGACAAGATTACAGTTAGCATGGATGGAAAAAGTTACTCTGTAAAGGAAATACCAGTGGTAATAGACGGACAAGCTATATATTCTGATATTCCTACCTTTATACATCCTGTATTGGACTATACATTAGTTCCCATTAGGTTTTTGGTAGAGCGCTATGGGGCAGAAGTTAACTGGGATCAAAAGACTAAGACTGCTACAGTATTACATGAAGGCAAGGAGATAAAGATAACCATTAATAGTGAATATATCTATGTAGATGGAGAAAAAAGGGATATTGTAGGAGGAACTACACCAAAGCTAGTTACGTTTTCAAATAAGGAATCCAGAACCATGGTGCCTTTAAGAGTAGTATCAGAAGCTTTAGGGTTTGAAGTTGGTTGGGATAGAGTGAATAGATTACCCTACATAAATACCAATAGAAGCGAGGAAGAGAATGGGAATGAAAATATCAATAAAAAGGTGATAAGCAATGTAATCGTAGGAAAAGGCAGTACAAATATTCCTAAAATAACTATAGCAGGAAATGAAGAATTAAATTACACGACTACAGTACTCAAAGACCCTAATCGATTAGTTATAGATTTAGAAGATGCAGTATTGGATTTGAAAGACAATATCTCTTTTGAAGGTGGAGTGGGAAAGATAGAAGTAAATAGCTATCCTATTGAGCAGGTTAGTATATCCCAATTTTCATCCTCACCAGATATGGTAAGAATTGTAGTTAATTTAATGGAAGAAAGGGATTTTGATATATTTTCTAGTGATGATGGCAAATCTCTTACCCTATCCTTTGTAAATAGAGTAAAAGGAATTGAAAGCCAGTTAGTAGATGGTAAAGAGGCTCTGATTATACACAGTGCAGAAAAACCAGAGGTCAAAACCTTTAATCTGTTTAATCCAACCAGAATAGTGATTGATTTGTTGGACTCCTCGTTGGAAGGAGGAACCTATTTTAGTTATGATTATAACATTGGATTCATTAAAGGAATAAGGGTATCTCAATTTAAACCAGACGGCCTATATAAAGCGGAGGATAGAATAGTTAGACTGGTATTAGATATTAAAGAGGGGATTTCAGATCCCAATGTTAGCATCGATTGGAGAGATAATAATTTAATAGTTATTCCACAGACCAGTTTAGGAGAGGTAATAGATTACTTTACAGATGGTAAGGATAGATTGGTAACCATTAATGCTAAAGAGAAGACCGGTTATGATATAGAATATGCTAGGGAAGATAACATAATGATAATAACCATGCCTTCAAAAGTACTAGATATAGAAGAAGGCTATATGAATATTGGAGATGGTTTAATTAATGATATTACTTTAAGTAAAGAAGACCTTTTAGCAAAGATAACCATCAAATTTAGAAGAGGTGTGGAATATAGGATTCTATCTGATGAAATAGATGAAAAAATTTCATTAAGTTTTAATAGAGCTGAGAGTGTAAAGCCTTCCGATAGGATTATAGTCATAGACCCAGGACATGGAGGTTCAGATCCTGGTGCAGTTCATAATGGTACTAAAGAAAAAGATGTAAATTTAAAGGTGTCATTAAAACTTAATGATAGATTATGTGAGTTAGGCTATAATACCATAATGACAAGGGATAGTGATATATCAGTAGAGCGGAAAGAAAGAGCCATGATTGCAAATTATCACAATGCAGATTTATTTATAAGTATTCATTCAAATTCCTATACTGCCAGCCCAAATGTTTCAGGCATACAGGTGTTGTACCACGCTCATGACAAAGCTAAAGTAAAGAAGGAAGAAACCGTAGCCCTTGCAAAGATTATGTTAGAGGAATTGGTTAAAGGGACAGGAGCAGCGGATAAAGGAATAATACCTAGGGAAAGGACTGTAGTCATAAGAGATACTGAAATGCCATCAGTTTTAATTGAGTTAGGTTTTCTTACTAATGAAAAGGAGGCCCAACTACTAAATGATGATGAATATCAAAATATCCTAGTTGAATCAATTATAAAGGGTATAGAAAAATACTTCGATTTATATTAA
- a CDS encoding dicarboxylate/amino acid:cation symporter → MSKKRIGITTKIFIGLLIGLVVGILVHSLPGGTFRDDILIDGIFQLLGQIFLRGIMMMVVPLVFISLVNGTASMGDVKKLGRVGARTMAFYLTTTAFAISLALVLGYLFKPGIGLDLGSIEQIETTVKEKTPLAQILYEMVPRNPISAMAEGNMLQIIVFAIITGVGLSALGDKVKTIVQIFEQLNELVMKMVEFVMLFAPLGVFGLIARTFATVGYAALVPLLKYIITVYIGLILHSSLVYSGILKGFTGLSPIKFYKKFFPAMSVAFSTASSNATVPISLEINEKQLGVPRSIAAFTIPLGATVNMDGTAIMQGVATFFIAQVYNIPLDIGAMLTVVLTATLASIGTAGVPGAGTIMLSMVLQSIGLPVEGIGLIMGIDRLVDMGRTTINITGDAVCTVIIAKKEGELDEEIFNSDSKALSK, encoded by the coding sequence ATGAGCAAAAAACGAATAGGAATTACTACTAAAATTTTCATAGGATTATTAATAGGTCTAGTGGTTGGCATATTAGTTCATAGTTTACCAGGTGGGACCTTTCGAGATGATATTTTAATTGATGGAATCTTTCAATTATTAGGTCAGATATTTTTAAGAGGTATTATGATGATGGTAGTTCCTCTGGTATTCATTTCACTAGTGAATGGAACAGCAAGTATGGGGGATGTGAAAAAACTTGGTAGAGTCGGAGCCAGAACCATGGCTTTTTATCTGACAACTACTGCTTTTGCTATTTCTTTAGCTTTAGTATTAGGCTATTTATTTAAGCCTGGCATAGGGTTGGATTTGGGATCAATTGAACAAATAGAAACGACGGTTAAAGAAAAGACCCCATTGGCACAAATATTATACGAAATGGTACCCAGGAACCCAATATCAGCTATGGCTGAAGGGAATATGCTCCAAATTATAGTTTTTGCAATAATTACAGGGGTAGGTTTATCTGCTTTAGGGGATAAAGTTAAAACCATAGTACAAATATTTGAACAACTAAATGAATTAGTTATGAAAATGGTAGAATTTGTTATGTTATTTGCTCCTTTAGGAGTATTTGGTTTAATTGCTAGAACCTTTGCTACCGTTGGATATGCAGCCTTGGTTCCATTATTAAAATACATTATAACGGTATATATTGGATTGATACTTCATTCTAGTTTGGTATATTCTGGAATATTAAAGGGATTTACAGGATTGAGCCCAATAAAGTTTTATAAGAAGTTTTTCCCTGCTATGTCTGTGGCCTTTTCTACTGCTAGTAGTAATGCAACAGTTCCTATCAGTTTAGAGATAAATGAGAAGCAGTTAGGGGTACCTAGAAGTATAGCCGCTTTTACAATCCCCCTTGGAGCGACTGTCAATATGGATGGAACTGCAATTATGCAGGGAGTGGCAACCTTTTTCATTGCCCAGGTATATAATATTCCACTAGATATTGGTGCTATGTTAACGGTAGTTTTAACTGCCACATTGGCCTCAATTGGAACTGCTGGAGTGCCTGGAGCAGGCACTATCATGCTTTCAATGGTATTACAATCTATAGGATTACCGGTGGAGGGAATTGGATTGATAATGGGCATAGATAGGTTGGTGGACATGGGAAGAACTACTATAAATATTACTGGTGACGCAGTGTGTACTGTAATAATAGCAAAAAAAGAAGGAGAATTAGATGAGGAGATATTTAATTCCGATTCTAAAGCCTTGTCGAAATAG
- the gatB gene encoding Asp-tRNA(Asn)/Glu-tRNA(Gln) amidotransferase subunit GatB, which translates to MGYKTIVGLEIHVELMTKTKIFCDCINEFGGDVNTHCCPVCLGMPGAIPKLNKGALEYGIKAGIAFNCQIAESVKMDKKHYFYHDLVKGYQLSQDDNPLCSNGYLVIEKEEGPKKVGIQRIHIEEDTGKSIHTESGDTLIDYNRSGVPLIEVVTAPDINSAEEARMFLENLKNTLKYIEVSDCKMEEGSLRCDVNINVVDTETGKKTNITELKNLNSFKAVANAIEYEEKRHISLLEKGENTVKETRRWNEVENITVVMRDKGGTDNYRYAVEVDIPLVNISKEWIEEIRNSLPELPHHKKERFIREYGLPEYDAGVLTQSKELAQFYEETNKYAKDPKQVSNWIMGDVLRRLKDEELEIEDLKFLPKDFADLLEFINSGKISNNIGKKVLREMFEKGGKPEDIIKEQGLIQISDEGELREIVKRVLEENQQSVIDYKSGKDKALGFIIGQVMKATKGKANPQLVNKLVREMIEKQ; encoded by the coding sequence ATGGGTTATAAAACTATAGTGGGATTAGAAATCCATGTGGAGCTTATGACAAAAACTAAAATATTTTGCGACTGCATCAATGAATTTGGCGGAGATGTTAATACCCACTGCTGCCCAGTTTGCTTAGGTATGCCCGGTGCTATTCCTAAACTTAACAAAGGGGCCTTAGAATATGGAATAAAAGCAGGAATAGCCTTTAACTGTCAAATAGCAGAATCGGTTAAGATGGATAAAAAGCATTATTTTTACCACGATTTGGTAAAGGGTTATCAATTGAGCCAAGACGATAATCCTCTGTGCAGTAATGGCTATCTTGTAATAGAAAAGGAAGAAGGACCTAAAAAGGTAGGGATTCAAAGGATTCATATAGAGGAGGATACAGGAAAATCCATTCATACGGAAAGCGGAGACACCTTAATAGATTATAATAGGTCGGGAGTTCCTCTAATAGAGGTAGTAACTGCTCCAGATATTAATTCAGCAGAGGAAGCTAGAATGTTTTTAGAAAACTTAAAAAACACTTTGAAGTATATTGAGGTTTCCGATTGTAAGATGGAGGAAGGTTCCCTAAGGTGTGATGTAAATATTAATGTGGTGGATACTGAAACCGGGAAAAAGACCAATATAACGGAGCTAAAGAATCTAAACTCTTTTAAAGCAGTGGCTAATGCAATAGAATACGAAGAAAAAAGGCATATTTCTTTACTGGAAAAAGGAGAAAATACGGTTAAGGAAACTAGAAGGTGGAATGAAGTAGAAAACATAACTGTAGTGATGAGGGATAAGGGAGGCACTGATAATTACAGATATGCTGTAGAGGTGGATATTCCATTAGTTAATATTTCCAAGGAATGGATTGAGGAAATAAGGAATAGCCTACCAGAACTGCCTCACCATAAAAAGGAAAGGTTTATTAGGGAATACGGTCTACCTGAATACGATGCTGGAGTTCTAACTCAATCTAAGGAATTGGCTCAATTTTATGAAGAAACTAATAAGTATGCTAAGGATCCAAAGCAAGTTAGTAATTGGATAATGGGGGATGTATTGAGAAGGTTAAAGGATGAGGAACTGGAAATTGAGGATTTGAAGTTTTTACCAAAGGATTTTGCAGACCTTCTTGAATTTATTAATTCTGGTAAGATTAGCAATAACATAGGCAAGAAGGTATTAAGGGAGATGTTTGAAAAAGGAGGAAAACCCGAGGATATTATAAAGGAACAAGGCCTAATCCAAATAAGCGATGAAGGGGAATTAAGGGAAATAGTAAAAAGAGTATTAGAAGAGAATCAGCAATCTGTAATAGATTACAAAAGTGGTAAGGATAAGGCTTTAGGATTTATAATTGGTCAAGTCATGAAGGCTACGAAGGGCAAAGCTAATCCTCAACTGGTAAATAAGTTGGTAAGGGAAATGATTGAAAAGCAATAG